The Citrus sinensis cultivar Valencia sweet orange chromosome 4, DVS_A1.0, whole genome shotgun sequence DNA segment TCAAAAGTCTACagaaatttcttaaattaacTATGTGGAAGTGCAGTCTAAAGAATTCAAACCCCTCAACTTTGAACATGATGTGATGGAACATGAAATATTCGCCAATTAATGGTTACTTTATTTAACGATCAAATAATTGATAGTAATCAAGACTTGATACAATGCTgcaagaaaaagtaaaatttaggGCGCTAATTGCTGTGAAAAGATTTCCTTGCCATGCTCCAAGAAAAGTAATCAAGACTTTGATACAATATCACAAGGTTACTCAACAGACTTTGACTGGTTCAATTCTAGAATGGGGATGGAATTAGAATACGAAACTTGTGCCTTAACTATTGTTACATTGATAAATGCACGGTTTAAATATGAAGCGAtaaagatttaataaataacaaccACACCGAATCTTGTTATGATGAATTAgtttatgataaattttttattattgataacaATGTTATCGATGTGTAGATGAAATGTATAATTGATGCACAtcataccttttttttttttttttctaacacGAGATTTTACTAtctcaaataaatgaaatgtataaaatataaaaattaatttaattttatatcatatataattaatgttttattattttattgtaatataatatttatttaacatactattaattatttaattatgtaaatttttttaattaatttactaataataataaattgttagTTTATCAATTCATAAAATGTAGGTTGGTAAGAAGCAAGATGTGAACGATCGTGGGATCcattttcattgaaattatGTGAAACCGTGCAGACCATGTGCCGacagaaataaataaagtggtGGCATTGGattgttttttataaaacaaagtgCAAACTATCGCCGCAGGTTTCGTGTCAACGACTAGAAAGTCAATTAGCTTGGCGGACTTCCCCCAACgcaatatattattttaggaaGACTTCCCGTCAATcacaataatgattttataatcCACACGCCAACCTTAACCTCACCTacagcttaattaattaattaagtttaaatCAATAGCCTTTCtaatattagaaaaagaaaattccatttacatacatatatatgtatccAAATTTTTGAATGGCGACAGGCTGCGGCATTAATTGTCTGTGGAAACTGCCCTTGATAAGGATCATCACTCGCTGCCGTACAGGCGGACATTAATCTGGAAGATGGCtttcctttttacttttaacagatcacaataatttttttcggGATTAATTTCTCCAACAAAAACTCATGCTCCAATCAAATCTACTTGAAGATCCCACTATATATCCAttgttattttcacaattataattatataagatGAAAAATTCCTTCTCACATAATATCATACCACCGTATAATCGTATATCACTACATAtgcacaataaatacaaagataATCctgaatatatattataaggAAAAATGGTATTAGCACATAAAATTGTACATGATAAATAGAAGGAGGGCTCTTGTTcataaagacaaaattaatagaagtgaaataagtttatttatagTGAAATGTTTCTTGCCTTAATGGTTAATCgatcatatataattatgtgtGTGATGTCGTGTGCATATTGTATTACTCATATAgtaaagataaatatttttattaaagcaAATTCCAATTGGAGATATTATTACATATTGCATAAGCACACTCCAAAACACCTCGCTCTCTCTTTcacactcacacacacacacacacacacccttAATACTGATTACATATGTTTAGGCAGTAATAAGATCATCAAAAGCTCCTCCATGTATACCGCTCATGGTGTTGTGATACCTGTCAAATTAAGAACAGTAGTTACAGATTAGTTCATATtctaaaaatgatattatataCTTAAGCCTACTGcaagaaaattaatcttttatgcTGGCCCAAAAACCCTTGAAATAAGTGTCTACGACGTTTTAAAAAAGATCAAAACATGCAGATACATCAAACATGTtccccaaaaaagaaaaagaaaaggagagagaGGGGGAGCTTACTTCCACACTTGAAATGGCGAGGGACTTGACGTCCGCAGCTCTGAATGACCCTGATCGCGTAGTTGACGTCAATCAAGGCTGCTAATTGGGGTGTAATCACCGGACAAACACAGTTAGCGTTCGTAACCCTCAACCTCTGGCAACAGTACGCGCTTGGTGGCCTCCGTGTGATCACAGACTTGCAAGCATTCACCAATATCCTCCTCTCTTCTTTGCACTGAGCGGCGCTCTGTGCACCTGCAGTATCAGCACTCGTTATCATAAACACAAACGCTACTATCACAAAGAGCACATACGCTCTCCCACTCCCCAATATATTTTTCCTCTCCATGTATAGTACTTATCCTCTCTGACTTGTGCTAGCAAGTTTGATCGTATCTTCACCAAATTAAGGGCTCTATTTATAAGGGTTTTGAGTTCCAAGAGCACACTTAATTAATGTATGAGTTCTGTCTTTTTCTTCACATTTTCAAAGAAAGTGTGCGTGCCATAGACTATCATCAATTACCTTAAAGTATAGGTGGCTCTTCCTTTAGGTAATTTAGGCGGTTGCCTAAAGTCCCACTATAGATGAAGACccctaattttattcttaaattatagttattaattaattatttatatttattattattttataattatattttccatAAACAAACTACTAAATCCTTACAAAGTCtccttttaacattttaattaac contains these protein-coding regions:
- the LOC102628558 gene encoding uncharacterized protein LOC102628558, which encodes MERKNILGSGRAYVLFVIVAFVFMITSADTAGAQSAAQCKEERRILVNACKSVITRRPPSAYCCQRLRVTNANCVCPVITPQLAALIDVNYAIRVIQSCGRQVPRHFKCGSITTP